From a single Bacillus pseudomycoides DSM 12442 genomic region:
- a CDS encoding glycosyltransferase, whose product MKPKISIIVPVYNVETLLGRCLNSLTSQTLEDIEIIMVNDGSTDKSAGILNEYAKKDKRIIVIEKENGGVSSARNAGIQTASGEYIGFVDPDDWIDMDMYETLYQEAVQGKADVVMCTYTREFGSHSKEKKFDLPEKVCYEGEEIKANVMRRLIGPINEEIGNPEFLDAWGTVWSKLYRSEVIKENAIQFVDLSFIGTNEDSLFNIQTFYYVDKFVFLNKPFYHYWKTNAASVTSNYKPELMNQWFNLYDIIEQFLEDKQLSGNFRLALNNRICLNTLGLGLNTMSKSNRISPLTKFNRLSKILNDNRIRRSFKQLEMNHFPIVWKAFYFCVKYRFTAGYYFMLVAIDSLRKMMR is encoded by the coding sequence ATGAAACCGAAAATCAGTATAATAGTTCCTGTCTATAATGTTGAAACTTTATTAGGAAGGTGTTTAAACAGCCTAACGTCACAAACACTCGAAGATATCGAAATCATTATGGTAAACGATGGCTCAACAGATAAGAGTGCAGGTATACTTAATGAGTACGCAAAGAAAGATAAAAGAATTATAGTGATTGAAAAAGAAAACGGTGGTGTTTCTTCAGCAAGAAATGCAGGTATTCAAACCGCGAGCGGAGAATATATTGGGTTTGTTGATCCGGATGATTGGATAGACATGGACATGTACGAAACCTTGTATCAGGAAGCAGTTCAAGGTAAGGCAGACGTTGTTATGTGTACATATACTCGTGAATTTGGAAGTCATTCAAAAGAGAAGAAATTTGATCTTCCTGAAAAAGTTTGTTATGAAGGCGAAGAAATTAAGGCAAACGTAATGAGACGTTTAATCGGTCCTATAAATGAAGAAATAGGAAATCCAGAATTCTTAGATGCTTGGGGAACTGTTTGGTCAAAGCTTTATCGTTCTGAGGTTATTAAAGAAAACGCGATTCAGTTTGTGGATTTAAGTTTTATTGGTACAAATGAGGACTCATTATTTAATATACAGACATTTTATTATGTTGATAAATTTGTTTTTTTAAATAAGCCTTTTTATCATTACTGGAAGACAAATGCAGCTTCCGTCACGTCTAATTACAAACCGGAATTGATGAACCAATGGTTTAATCTTTATGACATAATCGAGCAATTTTTAGAAGATAAGCAGCTATCAGGAAATTTTCGATTAGCCTTAAATAATCGTATTTGTCTTAATACGCTCGGACTTGGCTTAAATACAATGAGTAAAAGTAATCGCATATCTCCATTAACGAAATTTAACAGATTAAGTAAAATACTAAATGATAATCGGATAAGGCGTTCTTTTAAACAATTAGAGATGAATCACTTCCCTATTGTTTGGAAGGCGTTTTACTTTTGCGTAAAATATAGGTTTACCGCAGGGTATTATTTTATGTTAGTGGCAATAGATTCACTCAGAAAGATGATGAGATAG
- a CDS encoding glycosyltransferase family 32 protein, whose product MENVRKIPSTIHYCWFGGREKPEIVQKCIDSWKKNLPEYEIIEWNENNFDIECNLYVKEAYDSKKFAFVSDYVRVYVLYKFGGIYLDTDVEVFKPFDNMLHHDSFWGFEQENYIATSTIGAMKGNKLIKMFLDSYEGKGFIKEDGKHDDLTNVAVVTNILKNAGLKLNGEYQEISGMGAFYPQTYFSPYDYINCRKLITENTYAMHHFYKSWLPPKVRIKSNIKLILAKIIGGNNIARLRKYVMGKEAFKENTHD is encoded by the coding sequence TTGGAGAACGTGAGGAAAATTCCATCAACCATACATTATTGTTGGTTTGGTGGTAGAGAGAAACCTGAGATTGTACAAAAATGCATAGATAGCTGGAAGAAGAACCTCCCAGAATATGAAATTATTGAGTGGAATGAAAATAATTTTGACATAGAATGTAACTTATATGTCAAAGAAGCCTATGATTCGAAAAAATTTGCATTTGTAAGTGATTATGTAAGGGTATATGTTCTTTATAAGTTTGGAGGTATTTATTTAGATACCGATGTAGAGGTATTCAAACCTTTTGATAATATGCTCCATCATGATTCATTTTGGGGATTTGAACAAGAAAATTACATAGCGACAAGTACTATAGGAGCTATGAAAGGAAATAAGTTGATCAAAATGTTTTTGGATTCATATGAAGGAAAAGGATTCATCAAAGAGGATGGAAAACATGATGATTTAACCAATGTGGCGGTTGTAACTAATATACTAAAAAATGCAGGATTGAAATTAAATGGAGAATATCAAGAAATAAGCGGTATGGGAGCTTTTTATCCACAAACTTATTTTTCTCCATATGATTATATCAATTGCAGAAAACTTATAACTGAAAATACATATGCAATGCATCATTTTTATAAAAGTTGGTTGCCTCCTAAAGTAAGAATCAAGAGTAATATAAAATTGATTTTAGCGAAAATCATAGGTGGAAATAACATTGCTAGGCTAAGAAAATATGTGATGGGAAAAGAAGCTTTTAAGGAGAATACACATGATTAA
- a CDS encoding glycosyltransferase family 1 protein yields MKPIRILQVVTVMNRGGLETMLMNYYRRIDRSKIQFDFMVHRTDKGHYDDEIMKLGGKIYRMPQIRPGNYRRYFKLLKEFFATNPEYKVVHSHINENSSFVLRAAKNAGVPCRIAHSHLSDLGIDIKLPFRLYARFMMKDNPTAYFACSKKAGEWLFGKKQTNSNEVTVLNNAVNVEEFKYNESKRSKVREEIGANDNTLVIGHVGRFNKQKNHEFLIDIFHAVHKKNPESILTLIGEGTLRASIEKKVADLGLSSKVRFLGTRTDIPQLMQGFDIFLFPSLFEGLPVVLVEAQAAGLNCVVSDAITSESNLTDRMKFMSLKSSTELWADYILSSSLEHEDTTNVMQNSGYDTATMANWLTDYYYAHAYK; encoded by the coding sequence TTGAAACCTATTCGTATACTTCAAGTAGTTACCGTCATGAATCGCGGCGGGCTTGAAACTATGTTGATGAATTATTATCGAAGAATAGATCGTAGTAAGATTCAATTTGATTTTATGGTACATAGAACAGATAAGGGACATTATGATGATGAAATAATGAAGCTTGGCGGGAAGATTTATCGAATGCCACAGATACGACCTGGAAATTATCGCCGTTATTTTAAATTACTCAAAGAGTTCTTTGCTACTAATCCTGAATATAAAGTAGTACATTCCCATATCAATGAGAACAGTAGTTTTGTATTAAGAGCAGCGAAAAATGCAGGTGTTCCATGCCGTATTGCGCATAGTCATTTAAGTGATTTAGGTATTGATATAAAACTTCCTTTTCGACTATATGCAAGATTTATGATGAAAGACAACCCGACTGCATATTTTGCATGTTCGAAAAAAGCAGGAGAATGGTTGTTTGGAAAGAAACAGACAAATTCTAATGAAGTAACGGTTCTAAATAACGCAGTGAATGTTGAAGAATTTAAATATAATGAAAGTAAAAGAAGTAAAGTAAGAGAAGAAATTGGGGCAAATGATAATACGTTAGTTATAGGGCATGTAGGAAGATTTAATAAGCAAAAGAATCATGAATTCTTAATAGATATTTTCCATGCTGTACATAAAAAGAACCCAGAATCTATACTGACTCTCATAGGAGAGGGTACCCTACGTGCAAGCATTGAAAAAAAAGTCGCGGACTTAGGGTTGTCTTCTAAAGTCAGATTTCTAGGAACTAGAACCGATATCCCGCAATTGATGCAAGGATTTGATATTTTTCTTTTTCCTTCGCTTTTTGAAGGCTTGCCAGTTGTACTAGTGGAAGCACAGGCTGCAGGTTTAAATTGTGTGGTGTCTGATGCAATTACTAGTGAATCTAACTTGACTGACCGAATGAAATTTATGAGCTTAAAGAGTTCAACGGAATTATGGGCAGATTATATTCTTTCCTCATCATTGGAGCATGAGGATACAACAAATGTAATGCAAAATAGTGGCTATGATACGGCTACTATGGCAAACTGGTTGACAGATTACTATTATGCACATGCCTATAAATAA
- a CDS encoding EpsG family protein, translating to MTILWINLFVVYILSFFSRYSAKSMSNGIVPVQPNKMLSFLAMASLVIVSGLRNNIGDTYFYMYSYAHNEFSWSNIDFSGDFGFDLLQMFLQHFSKDPQIMVFFVALVTNVLIVITLYKYSRMLELALFVYITGGMYLVSMNGIRQFLAASIVFLATKYIFNGNWKKYILIVLLAAMIHKSALVLIPIYFLVRRKAWAWDTYVLLFFSVIIVIGFNQFSSALFSALESTQYGHYKDFAEGGANVLRVAVSAVPIVLAYLGREKLREVFPKSDYIVNMSLIGLVFMIISTQNWIFARFTIYFSLYQLILISWIVVLFSKKDRNFVYYGLLLCYLIYYFYESVISLGIIYTSKYLSL from the coding sequence ATGACTATATTATGGATAAACCTTTTTGTAGTTTACATTTTATCTTTTTTTTCAAGATATTCTGCAAAGAGCATGAGCAATGGGATCGTTCCAGTTCAACCAAATAAAATGCTTAGTTTCTTGGCAATGGCATCGCTTGTTATTGTATCGGGACTTAGAAATAATATTGGTGATACTTATTTTTACATGTATTCCTATGCCCACAATGAATTTAGTTGGAGCAATATTGATTTCTCAGGGGATTTTGGGTTTGATCTTTTACAGATGTTTCTGCAACACTTCTCAAAAGATCCGCAGATAATGGTATTTTTTGTCGCCTTAGTGACAAATGTATTAATTGTAATAACTCTTTATAAATACTCCCGGATGCTTGAATTAGCCTTATTTGTATATATTACAGGTGGAATGTATTTAGTATCCATGAATGGAATCAGGCAGTTTTTAGCAGCATCTATTGTCTTTCTGGCCACAAAATATATTTTTAATGGAAATTGGAAAAAATATATTTTAATTGTACTTTTAGCAGCTATGATTCATAAGTCAGCGCTTGTTTTAATCCCAATTTATTTTTTGGTTAGGAGAAAGGCTTGGGCATGGGATACGTACGTATTGCTGTTCTTCTCGGTCATTATAGTAATTGGGTTTAACCAATTCTCATCAGCTTTGTTCTCGGCATTAGAATCAACTCAGTATGGACACTACAAGGACTTTGCAGAGGGAGGAGCAAATGTATTACGTGTTGCAGTTAGTGCTGTACCAATAGTTCTTGCATATCTTGGAAGAGAAAAATTAAGAGAAGTCTTTCCGAAAAGTGATTACATTGTAAACATGTCTTTAATTGGCTTAGTGTTCATGATTATTTCAACGCAAAATTGGATATTTGCAAGATTCACCATTTATTTCAGTTTATATCAATTAATTTTAATTTCATGGATTGTTGTATTATTTTCTAAAAAGGATAGGAATTTCGTATATTACGGACTTTTATTGTGTTATCTCATTTATTATTTTTACGAGAGTGTAATAAGTTTAGGTATCATTTATACAAGTAAATATCTATCTTTATAG
- a CDS encoding CpsD/CapB family tyrosine-protein kinase, translating to MILNKKQSRPLDNSNLIAHTAPNSKVAEEYRTIRTNLQFVSEADKKRTIIITSPGYGEGKTITVANLAVSMAQQDERVLVIDADLRTSELHKIFGIENRWGLTNILEGKVTLEKAVIQTEIKNVHVLTSGSEVKNPAELLSLPSMQDLINKVIEQYDVILFDSSPLLEVTDTSILASQCDGVLLVLSCNQTASEAVVEAERVLGLSNSRFLGAILNKKV from the coding sequence TTGATTCTTAATAAAAAACAAAGTCGTCCTCTTGATAATAGTAATTTAATTGCGCATACAGCTCCGAATTCGAAGGTTGCTGAGGAGTATCGAACAATTCGTACTAATCTTCAGTTTGTATCTGAAGCAGATAAAAAAAGAACTATAATAATTACTTCTCCTGGATATGGGGAAGGAAAAACCATTACTGTGGCAAATTTGGCGGTTTCTATGGCTCAGCAGGATGAAAGGGTCTTAGTCATTGATGCGGATTTAAGAACTTCAGAACTACATAAAATTTTTGGAATAGAAAATAGATGGGGATTAACAAATATCCTAGAGGGAAAAGTAACGCTAGAGAAGGCGGTAATTCAGACGGAAATCAAAAATGTACATGTTTTAACAAGTGGTTCTGAAGTTAAAAATCCAGCTGAGCTACTTAGCTTACCATCCATGCAAGATTTAATTAACAAAGTAATAGAACAATATGACGTTATTTTATTTGACTCTTCACCTCTTTTGGAAGTAACAGACACGAGTATACTAGCTAGTCAGTGTGATGGCGTATTGTTGGTATTAAGTTGCAATCAAACTGCTAGTGAAGCGGTAGTTGAAGCAGAAAGAGTGTTAGGTTTAAGCAACAGTAGGTTTCTAGGGGCTATTTTGAATAAAAAGGTATAA
- a CDS encoding glycosyltransferase family 4 protein, translated as MGNKVLFCATVDIHFKAFHLPYMKWFKEQGWEVHVAAAGNMDLPYVDKKYELSIQRSPLQPKNIKAYKELKAIIDKNGYKIIHCHTPMGGALTRLAARNARKYGTKVLYTAHGFHFCKGAPLINWLLYYPIEKVMANYTDCLITINQEDYDLAVQRRFKAVEIEQVHGVGVDTEYFKPADESQKLYLRSEMGYKPTDFLMFYAAEFNKNKNQQFLIRSLALIKDSVPNARLLLAGNGPSLEDCKDLAKQIGVFEMVDFLGYRNDISKILSACDIAVASSLREGLPVNIMEAMACGLPIIASENRGHLELVEDKVNGYIISNQDAQMFGLRVLEMNKSKDVLVKMGIESKKKMHKYSIIQVESELSSIYGKYILEETDETENQYNSSCL; from the coding sequence GTGGGAAATAAAGTATTGTTCTGTGCAACAGTAGATATTCATTTTAAAGCATTTCACTTGCCGTATATGAAATGGTTTAAAGAACAGGGATGGGAAGTTCATGTTGCTGCTGCCGGCAACATGGATCTTCCATACGTGGATAAGAAGTATGAACTTTCTATTCAAAGATCCCCTTTGCAGCCCAAGAACATTAAGGCTTATAAAGAGTTGAAAGCTATCATTGATAAAAATGGATATAAAATTATTCATTGCCATACACCAATGGGGGGGGCCCTTACACGTTTGGCAGCAAGAAATGCTAGAAAATATGGAACAAAGGTTTTATATACTGCTCACGGATTCCACTTTTGTAAAGGTGCCCCGCTAATAAATTGGTTATTATATTATCCTATTGAAAAAGTAATGGCAAATTACACAGACTGTCTGATCACAATAAATCAAGAGGATTATGATCTGGCTGTTCAGCGGCGTTTCAAAGCAGTTGAAATTGAACAAGTACACGGAGTGGGAGTAGACACAGAATACTTTAAACCAGCTGATGAGAGTCAAAAGCTTTATCTGAGGAGTGAGATGGGATATAAGCCCACTGATTTCTTGATGTTCTATGCGGCTGAGTTTAATAAAAATAAAAATCAACAATTTTTGATTCGATCATTGGCTCTAATAAAGGATAGTGTCCCAAACGCAAGGCTTCTATTGGCTGGAAACGGTCCCTCACTAGAGGATTGTAAAGATCTGGCTAAACAAATTGGCGTATTTGAAATGGTGGACTTCCTTGGTTATCGGAATGATATCTCGAAAATTTTATCCGCCTGCGATATTGCGGTTGCATCGAGTCTTCGCGAAGGTCTGCCGGTTAATATTATGGAGGCCATGGCTTGTGGGTTACCGATAATTGCAAGTGAGAACAGAGGACATTTGGAACTTGTAGAGGATAAAGTAAATGGCTATATCATTTCCAATCAAGATGCTCAAATGTTTGGTTTAAGAGTACTAGAGATGAACAAATCAAAAGACGTACTTGTAAAAATGGGTATTGAAAGCAAAAAGAAAATGCATAAATATTCGATTATTCAAGTTGAATCTGAATTGAGTTCTATTTATGGGAAATACATTCTGGAGGAAACAGATGAAACCGAAAATCAGTATAATAGTTCCTGTCTATAA
- a CDS encoding polysaccharide biosynthesis protein codes for MTYHQRLFLLILVDSLIVLTTIFFSRFLVSADFHVITLPIVASAMTLLLSHHIFSFIYKLYKKAWEYASIGELLIILKAVTLSIITTAVVQKILLHDIYFRLLVVTWMIHVLLIGGSRFLWRMFRDAYIQKGDNKKRTLIIGAGSAGTMVVRQLLNNNETELLPVAFIDDNIKKHGLDILGIPVVGGVNRIESTVQKLGIDSIIIAIPSLSKKELNMIFQECSKTKMKTQILPMLEDLVTGKVSVNEFRDVQVEDLLGREPVELDIESISDFITNKVILVTGAGGSIGSEICRQIAHFNPKQLILLGHGENSIYSIEMELKELYSDTDIIFTTEIADVQDDMKMMSVMSQYHPQVVYHAAAHKHVPLMERNPEEAIKNNLIGTTNVATAASWHGVETFVMISTDKAVNPTSVMGATKRLAEMVIQNLDKTSSTKFVAVRFGNVLGSRGSVIPLFKKQIKQGGPVTVTDPKMIRYFMTIPEASKLVIQAGALAKGGEIFILDMGDPVKIVDLAKNLITLSGHSLDEIQIKFTGMRPGEKLFEELLKKEEVHEQQIHPKIYIGKTSNLYIKEIEEIIQTYPNFEKLELREQVLALANNRIASQNIV; via the coding sequence ATGACGTATCATCAAAGATTGTTTCTATTAATTTTAGTAGATTCCTTAATTGTATTAACCACGATTTTCTTTAGTCGCTTTTTAGTAAGTGCTGATTTCCACGTTATAACATTGCCTATTGTAGCAAGTGCGATGACCTTGCTTCTTAGCCATCATATTTTTTCTTTTATTTATAAGCTATATAAAAAAGCATGGGAGTATGCAAGTATAGGCGAACTACTCATTATTTTGAAAGCAGTTACACTTTCTATTATCACAACAGCAGTAGTACAAAAAATATTACTCCATGATATTTATTTCCGTCTACTTGTTGTTACTTGGATGATCCATGTTTTATTGATCGGAGGATCACGTTTTTTATGGCGAATGTTCCGAGATGCTTATATCCAAAAGGGTGACAATAAAAAACGAACGCTAATTATTGGTGCAGGTTCTGCAGGTACAATGGTTGTACGGCAGTTGTTGAATAATAATGAAACAGAATTACTACCAGTTGCTTTTATTGATGACAATATAAAGAAACACGGACTGGATATACTTGGAATACCAGTGGTCGGGGGAGTGAATCGCATTGAATCTACTGTTCAGAAATTAGGCATCGACAGTATCATCATAGCAATTCCTTCACTTAGTAAGAAAGAATTAAATATGATTTTCCAAGAGTGTTCTAAGACAAAAATGAAAACACAAATTCTTCCGATGTTAGAGGATTTAGTGACTGGAAAGGTTTCAGTAAATGAATTTCGTGATGTTCAGGTAGAAGATTTATTAGGGCGTGAGCCGGTTGAATTAGATATTGAAAGTATTTCAGATTTTATAACTAATAAAGTTATTTTAGTAACTGGTGCAGGTGGCTCAATTGGGTCTGAAATTTGTCGTCAAATCGCACATTTTAACCCAAAACAATTGATTTTATTAGGTCATGGTGAAAATAGTATCTATTCCATTGAAATGGAATTAAAAGAGCTATACAGTGACACCGATATTATCTTTACTACAGAAATTGCTGATGTACAGGATGATATGAAAATGATGTCAGTCATGAGTCAATATCATCCTCAAGTTGTTTATCATGCTGCTGCACATAAGCATGTACCCTTAATGGAACGTAATCCTGAAGAAGCGATAAAAAATAATTTGATCGGGACAACAAACGTAGCAACAGCAGCAAGTTGGCATGGAGTTGAGACGTTTGTAATGATTTCTACAGATAAAGCTGTGAATCCTACGAGTGTAATGGGAGCGACAAAAAGGCTTGCTGAAATGGTAATCCAAAACTTAGACAAAACAAGTAGTACGAAATTTGTGGCTGTACGATTTGGAAATGTATTAGGAAGCCGTGGTAGTGTTATACCACTGTTCAAAAAGCAAATTAAGCAAGGGGGACCAGTGACTGTCACTGATCCAAAAATGATTCGTTACTTTATGACAATTCCAGAAGCATCTAAACTTGTAATACAGGCTGGGGCATTAGCTAAAGGTGGGGAGATATTCATTTTGGATATGGGTGATCCTGTCAAAATAGTGGATCTTGCGAAAAACTTAATTACATTATCAGGACATTCATTAGATGAGATACAAATAAAGTTCACTGGAATGAGACCTGGAGAGAAGCTTTTTGAAGAATTGTTGAAAAAAGAAGAAGTGCATGAGCAACAAATCCATCCTAAAATTTACATAGGCAAAACATCAAATCTTTATATAAAAGAAATTGAAGAAATTATTCAAACATACCCTAATTTTGAGAAATTAGAATTGAGAGAACAGGTATTGGCATTGGCAAATAACCGTATAGCTTCGCAAAATATAGTGTGA
- a CDS encoding glycosyltransferase — MKKNVLISIYDMEIGGVERSLINMLESFDYDTYNIDLLIFNHTGEFLNLVPNKVNVLPQIGGYTVFRKSIVQCIREGYFGAGITRIISKYMAGRISKKRQLKEGSGYIQMQLVSKYAAYFLPKQKKKYDFAISYAWPHNPLADTVSADKKIAWIHTDYSTLEIDNKIDFAMWNKFDYIASISDECTKAFLTVYPSLKDKILQIENITSPKFIQKMAEDTVSFNKQSNSAFNILSVGRLSYAKGFDVAIKALKALHNKGLNNIKWYVIGYGSDESNLKELIKEQQLEDSFILLGKQTNPYPYMKLCDLYVQPSRYEGKAVTVTEAKILEKPILITNYPTAASQLDDGIEGIICDSSVEGLVEGIENLYRDDELRKTLINNLRDRDYSNNAELNKLYKIIPH; from the coding sequence ATGAAAAAAAATGTTTTAATCTCTATCTATGATATGGAAATTGGTGGAGTAGAAAGAAGCTTAATTAATATGCTGGAAAGCTTCGACTATGATACATACAACATAGATTTATTGATATTTAATCATACTGGAGAGTTCTTAAATTTAGTACCTAATAAAGTTAACGTACTACCACAGATAGGTGGATATACCGTCTTTAGGAAGTCAATTGTGCAATGTATACGTGAAGGATATTTTGGGGCAGGAATCACAAGAATAATAAGTAAGTATATGGCAGGGAGAATATCAAAAAAAAGACAGTTAAAGGAAGGTTCGGGATATATTCAGATGCAGCTTGTGTCAAAGTATGCAGCATATTTTTTGCCTAAACAGAAAAAAAAGTATGACTTTGCGATTAGTTACGCATGGCCACATAATCCTTTAGCTGATACTGTAAGTGCTGATAAGAAGATAGCTTGGATTCACACAGATTATAGCACACTAGAAATTGATAATAAAATTGACTTTGCTATGTGGAATAAATTTGATTACATAGCATCTATATCAGATGAATGCACAAAAGCGTTTTTAACTGTATATCCATCGCTAAAAGATAAAATTTTACAAATAGAAAATATTACTTCACCCAAATTTATTCAGAAGATGGCTGAAGATACTGTAAGTTTTAATAAACAAAGTAACAGTGCTTTTAATATTTTATCGGTTGGAAGGTTGTCATATGCGAAAGGGTTTGATGTTGCTATAAAAGCCCTTAAAGCATTACATAATAAGGGGTTAAACAATATAAAATGGTATGTCATAGGATACGGATCGGATGAATCTAATCTTAAGGAATTGATAAAGGAACAACAGTTAGAAGACAGTTTTATACTATTAGGCAAACAAACTAACCCATATCCGTATATGAAGTTATGTGATTTATACGTTCAACCGTCCAGATATGAGGGAAAGGCAGTTACGGTTACGGAAGCTAAAATCCTTGAAAAGCCTATATTGATAACTAATTATCCTACTGCAGCCAGCCAATTGGATGATGGAATTGAGGGCATTATATGTGATTCAAGTGTAGAGGGGTTAGTCGAAGGCATCGAAAATTTATATAGAGATGATGAACTGAGGAAAACATTAATTAATAATTTGCGAGATAGAGATTACAGTAATAACGCTGAGTTGAATAAGCTATATAAAATTATCCCGCATTAA
- a CDS encoding glycosyltransferase family 2 protein, with protein MTPLLTVFTPTYNRAYTLHLCYESLKRQKCKDFIWLIIDDGSNDNTKELIDTWIVEDVVPIRYHYQENQGMHGAHNTAYELIDTELNVCIDSDDYMAEDAVEKIASFWKAHGSKKFAGIVGLDAKQNGEIIGTKMPSNIKSSTLSGLYGLHGVRGDKKLVYRSELTRNSLPYPIFSGEKYCPLSYKYILIDQQCPLLIMNEVLCHVEYLDDGSSMNMIKQYKKNPRGFLFFRKVAMQYAPSFKERFRESIHYVSSNLMIRNYAFLKESPCKGTTFLAIPFGILLYLYIQNTSNKTVSKRH; from the coding sequence ATGACGCCACTCTTAACCGTTTTTACGCCTACATATAATCGTGCATATACCCTTCATTTATGTTATGAAAGTTTAAAGAGGCAAAAATGTAAAGATTTTATTTGGTTAATTATTGATGATGGCTCTAATGATAACACAAAGGAACTTATTGATACTTGGATTGTAGAAGATGTCGTTCCCATTCGTTATCATTACCAAGAAAATCAAGGTATGCATGGAGCACACAATACCGCTTATGAATTAATTGATACAGAATTAAATGTGTGTATAGACTCGGATGATTATATGGCTGAAGATGCTGTTGAAAAGATTGCTTCATTTTGGAAGGCGCATGGAAGTAAGAAGTTTGCTGGAATAGTCGGGTTGGATGCGAAACAGAATGGAGAAATCATTGGAACTAAAATGCCATCTAATATTAAATCTTCCACACTGTCAGGTTTGTATGGTCTTCATGGGGTCAGAGGCGATAAGAAACTAGTTTATCGTTCGGAATTGACAAGAAATTCTTTGCCATATCCTATATTTTCAGGAGAAAAGTACTGTCCGCTCAGTTATAAGTATATTTTAATTGATCAACAATGTCCTTTACTTATTATGAATGAAGTCTTATGCCATGTGGAATATTTAGATGATGGTTCGAGTATGAACATGATTAAACAATATAAGAAAAATCCGCGTGGGTTTTTATTCTTCAGAAAGGTTGCTATGCAGTATGCTCCTTCTTTTAAGGAGAGATTTCGAGAATCCATACATTATGTATCTAGTAATCTGATGATTAGAAATTATGCTTTTCTTAAAGAATCACCATGTAAGGGTACTACTTTCCTGGCGATACCTTTCGGGATTCTTCTCTATCTTTATATACAGAATACAAGTAATAAAACCGTTTCGAAGCGCCATTAA
- a CDS encoding acyltransferase, which yields MIKVFKKIVQTIVAESRNRGLYFTILMNISHVIGALRGAFYKVIYFRNIKCSIFFLQANSKIEIFNKRSKVNIGKFVFVRKNASIRLDFDGVLDIEEKVFINDNCNINCVNRISIGRSTKIGPNVSINDHDHNYKNPADSHLVKGEVKIGKNVWIGSNVVILKDTVIGDNTVIAAGSVVKGHIPSNTLFVNKRENMCIDRTSLSS from the coding sequence ATGATTAAGGTATTCAAGAAAATAGTTCAAACGATAGTTGCAGAAAGCCGTAATAGAGGACTGTACTTTACTATACTAATGAATATTTCGCATGTAATTGGTGCATTAAGAGGTGCCTTCTATAAAGTAATATATTTTCGTAATATAAAGTGTTCAATCTTTTTTCTTCAAGCAAATAGCAAGATTGAGATTTTCAATAAGCGTTCAAAAGTCAATATTGGAAAGTTTGTATTTGTAAGAAAGAATGCCAGCATTAGACTGGATTTTGACGGAGTATTAGATATAGAAGAAAAAGTATTTATTAATGATAACTGTAATATCAACTGTGTAAATAGAATATCGATTGGAAGAAGTACAAAAATAGGGCCAAATGTGAGTATTAATGACCACGACCATAATTATAAAAACCCTGCAGATAGCCATCTGGTAAAAGGTGAGGTAAAGATAGGGAAGAATGTTTGGATTGGTTCTAATGTAGTTATATTGAAGGATACTGTTATAGGTGATAATACCGTAATAGCCGCTGGAAGCGTTGTAAAAGGGCATATTCCTTCTAATACGTTATTTGTGAATAAAAGAGAGAATATGTGTATTGATCGCACTAGTCTAAGCAGCTAA